In a genomic window of Siniperca chuatsi isolate FFG_IHB_CAS linkage group LG1, ASM2008510v1, whole genome shotgun sequence:
- the mcee gene encoding methylmalonyl-CoA epimerase, mitochondrial isoform X1, with product MVSPTCVTDGVAGKQAHRETLPLLFWFRDTNMASAVLKVAVAGLSRCSRLTLLRTHSTTAPLHQGVPGSLWKLGRLNHIAIAVPDMETATALYRDVLGATVSDKVPLPEHGVYTVFVELGNTKLELLHPLGEKSPIAGFLQKNKSGGMHHICIEVDNINAAIADLKAKNIRTLSAEPLIGAHGKPVMFLHPKDCDGVLVELEEA from the exons ATGGTTTCCCCCACATGCGTGACGGACGGTGTCGCAGGTAAACAGGCTCACCGAGAAACTCTTCCGCTGCTGTTTTGGTTCCGAGATACAAACATGGCGTCCGCCGTGCTGAAGGTTGCAG TGGCAGGTCTTTCCAGATGTTCTCGTCTCACACTCCTGAGGACACATTCAACGACAGCACCCCTCCATCAGGGCGTTCCTGGATCGCTGTGGAAGCTGGGGAGGCTGAACCACATTGCCATTGCTGTCCCTGACATGGAGACGGCCACAGCTCTGTATCGGGACGTGCTGGGGGCCACAGTGAGTGACAAGGTGCCCCTGCCCGAGCACGGAGTCTACACAGTGTTTGTGGAGCTTGGCAACACTAAGCTGGAGCTGCTTCATCCGCTGGGGGAGAAGAGCCCAATCGCTGGCTTCTTACAGAAGAACAAGTCTGGAGGGATGCACCACATTTGTATTGAG GTAGACAACATTAACGCTGCAATAGCCGACCTGAAAGCAAAGAACATCAGAACTCTGTCAGCAGAGCCCCTCATAGGTGCTCATGGGAAACCAGTGATGTTTCTCCATCCTAAAGACTGTGACGGTGTGCTGGTGGAGCTTGAAGAAGCATGA
- the mcee gene encoding methylmalonyl-CoA epimerase, mitochondrial isoform X2, with translation MGAVWLQRLVAGLSRCSRLTLLRTHSTTAPLHQGVPGSLWKLGRLNHIAIAVPDMETATALYRDVLGATVSDKVPLPEHGVYTVFVELGNTKLELLHPLGEKSPIAGFLQKNKSGGMHHICIEVDNINAAIADLKAKNIRTLSAEPLIGAHGKPVMFLHPKDCDGVLVELEEA, from the exons ATGGGGGCTGTCTGGTTGCAGCGTTTGG TGGCAGGTCTTTCCAGATGTTCTCGTCTCACACTCCTGAGGACACATTCAACGACAGCACCCCTCCATCAGGGCGTTCCTGGATCGCTGTGGAAGCTGGGGAGGCTGAACCACATTGCCATTGCTGTCCCTGACATGGAGACGGCCACAGCTCTGTATCGGGACGTGCTGGGGGCCACAGTGAGTGACAAGGTGCCCCTGCCCGAGCACGGAGTCTACACAGTGTTTGTGGAGCTTGGCAACACTAAGCTGGAGCTGCTTCATCCGCTGGGGGAGAAGAGCCCAATCGCTGGCTTCTTACAGAAGAACAAGTCTGGAGGGATGCACCACATTTGTATTGAG GTAGACAACATTAACGCTGCAATAGCCGACCTGAAAGCAAAGAACATCAGAACTCTGTCAGCAGAGCCCCTCATAGGTGCTCATGGGAAACCAGTGATGTTTCTCCATCCTAAAGACTGTGACGGTGTGCTGGTGGAGCTTGAAGAAGCATGA
- the fth1a gene encoding ferritin, heavy polypeptide 1a isoform X3: MSSQVRQNFHQDCEAAINRQINLELYASYVYLSMALHNFAKFFRHQSHEEREHAEKLMKLQNQRGGRIFLQDVKKPERDEWGSGIEALECALQLEKSVNQSLLDLHKLCSDHNDPHLCDFIETHYLDEQVKSIKELADWVTNLRRMGAPQNGMAEYLFDKHTLGKESS, from the exons ATGAGCTCTCAGGTGAGACAGAACTTCCACCAGGACTGCGAGGCTGCAATCAACAGGCAGATCAACCTGGAGCTGTATGCCTCCTATGTCTACCTGTCTATG GCATTGCACAACTTTGCCAAGTTCTTCCGTCATCAGTCCCACGAGGAGCGTGAGCATGCTGAGAAGCTAATGAAACTGCAGAACCAGAGGGGGGGAAGGATCTTCCTACAAGATGTCAAG AAGCCAGAGAGGGATGAGTGGGGCAGTGGTATTGAGGCCCTTGAATGTGCCCTGCAGCTTGAGAAGAGCGTGAACCAGTCCCTGCTGGACTTGCACAAGCTCTGCTCTGATCACAATGACCCACAT TTGTGTGATTTCATTGAGACACACTACCTGGATGAGCAGGTGAAGTCCATCAAAGAGCTGGCAGACTGGGTGACCAACCTGCGCCGCATGGGAGCTCCTCAGAATGGCATGGCCGAGTACCTGTTTGACAAACACACCCTGGGCAAAGAAAGCAGCTAA
- the fth1a gene encoding ferritin, heavy polypeptide 1a isoform X1, with protein sequence MSSQVRQNFHQDCEAAINRQINLELYASYVYLSMAYYFDRDDQALHNFAKFFRHQSHEEREHAEKLMKLQNQRGGRIFLQDVKKPERDEWGSGIEALECALQLEKSVNQSLLDLHKLCSDHNDPHLCDFIETHYLDEQVKSIKELADWVTNLRRMGAPQNGMAEYLFDKHTLGKESS encoded by the exons ATGAGCTCTCAGGTGAGACAGAACTTCCACCAGGACTGCGAGGCTGCAATCAACAGGCAGATCAACCTGGAGCTGTATGCCTCCTATGTCTACCTGTCTATG GCGTACTACTTTGACCGGGATGACCAGGCATTGCACAACTTTGCCAAGTTCTTCCGTCATCAGTCCCACGAGGAGCGTGAGCATGCTGAGAAGCTAATGAAACTGCAGAACCAGAGGGGGGGAAGGATCTTCCTACAAGATGTCAAG AAGCCAGAGAGGGATGAGTGGGGCAGTGGTATTGAGGCCCTTGAATGTGCCCTGCAGCTTGAGAAGAGCGTGAACCAGTCCCTGCTGGACTTGCACAAGCTCTGCTCTGATCACAATGACCCACAT TTGTGTGATTTCATTGAGACACACTACCTGGATGAGCAGGTGAAGTCCATCAAAGAGCTGGCAGACTGGGTGACCAACCTGCGCCGCATGGGAGCTCCTCAGAATGGCATGGCCGAGTACCTGTTTGACAAACACACCCTGGGCAAAGAAAGCAGCTAA
- the fth1a gene encoding ferritin, heavy polypeptide 1a isoform X2 — translation MSSQVRQNFHQDCEAAINRQINLELYASYVYLSMAYYFDRDDQALHNFAKFFRHQSHEEREHAEKLMKLQNQRGGRIFLQDVKPERDEWGSGIEALECALQLEKSVNQSLLDLHKLCSDHNDPHLCDFIETHYLDEQVKSIKELADWVTNLRRMGAPQNGMAEYLFDKHTLGKESS, via the exons ATGAGCTCTCAGGTGAGACAGAACTTCCACCAGGACTGCGAGGCTGCAATCAACAGGCAGATCAACCTGGAGCTGTATGCCTCCTATGTCTACCTGTCTATG GCGTACTACTTTGACCGGGATGACCAGGCATTGCACAACTTTGCCAAGTTCTTCCGTCATCAGTCCCACGAGGAGCGTGAGCATGCTGAGAAGCTAATGAAACTGCAGAACCAGAGGGGGGGAAGGATCTTCCTACAAGATGTCAAG CCAGAGAGGGATGAGTGGGGCAGTGGTATTGAGGCCCTTGAATGTGCCCTGCAGCTTGAGAAGAGCGTGAACCAGTCCCTGCTGGACTTGCACAAGCTCTGCTCTGATCACAATGACCCACAT TTGTGTGATTTCATTGAGACACACTACCTGGATGAGCAGGTGAAGTCCATCAAAGAGCTGGCAGACTGGGTGACCAACCTGCGCCGCATGGGAGCTCCTCAGAATGGCATGGCCGAGTACCTGTTTGACAAACACACCCTGGGCAAAGAAAGCAGCTAA
- the LOC122880862 gene encoding 60S acidic ribosomal protein P2-like, which yields MRYVAAYLLAALGGNNNPEAKDIKKILESVGIEADNTRLDKVISELSGKNVDEVIATGYGKLASVPAGGAVAVASSAAAGSGGAAAPAAAAEEKKEEKKEESEESDDDMGFGLFD from the exons ATGCGTTACGTTGCTGCTTACCTGCTCGCTGCCCTGGGTGGCAATAACAACCCGGAGGCCAAGGACATCAAGAAGATCCTGGAGAGTGTTGGCATTGAGGCCGATAACACACGTCTGGACAAG GTCATCTCTGAGCTCAGTGGCAAGAATGTGGATGAGGTGATTGCCAcag GTTACGGTAAGCTGGCCAGCGTGCCAGCAGGCGGCGCCGTAGCCGTTGCCAGCTCTGCGGCTGCTGGCTCAGGCGGAGCCGCAGCCCCTGCTGCAG ctgctgaggagaagaaggaagagaagaaagaagagtcTGAGGAGTCCGATGACGACATGGGATTCGGCCTGTTCGACTAA